From the Hoplias malabaricus isolate fHopMal1 chromosome 6, fHopMal1.hap1, whole genome shotgun sequence genome, the window CACTATAGACGTGTTGTCCTAATATGCTGTATGGGTAGAGTTTGTAAATACATGTTAATTATGCATGGTTGTCAGAATTGTTGAAGTTTAATACAgtaaaattattacattttaagacCAGGGTAAACAATCAAAACATGAACTGATCCGTCTTTACTTTATACACAATATCACAGGCATTAAATTAATCAAACCTGCTTGCATGGATCATAACATGATTAATAATCCAAAacattctgtttgtttttgctttttagcTAAAACCTCATATCAATGGGCCATTCACCCCTGACCTGGCTCATCCAGTGTCTGAAATTGGAGCTGCAGCTCAGAAGAATGGCTGGCCCCTCGAGGTCAAAGTGGGTGAGTTAACGCACACAGCCTACACATtttctaaaattaaaaatagattTGTACATGAAGGTTTGGATGGTCATAACTACAAGTTATGTTTTGTTGGCTTTTTGAATGATGATAAAGTAGAAATAGGGAAGTACACATCCTCTACAGAAAATAACGTTTGTGTATTATAGTGCACAAACTGCAATGTCAGGCTCAGAAAATAAGTACTACTTGTGCACTAAAACTTAAGGGAAATAAGCTagaaaattttaataaataatttgacACAAGACATGTAATTTAACCAAGTggttctttttttgttgttgttaattgCATGCTATATTTAAAGGTATTGATAGTTTAAACAGTTGAAAGTGTACACAACTGAATTCAAAAGAAATCGGTCAGCCAAGAAATGATTGGTGTCTAAACTAGAAGCCTAAACAGGCAGTGGACCTGCCAATTAGCACCATGCAGATGTGGTTTAATCATCATATACTACCCTCAAACCACATCATGTTTCCATTACTTATCTACAGGAACTTTATCTTCTGTGcaacttttttttctctcccttctATAATTTGAGGACTGGCATGTTTATTTGCCTTAATGGCTGTAATTTTGTGTTATAGGTCTGATTGGTAGCTGTACTAACTCTAGCTATGAGGACATGGGTCGTGCTGCTTCTCTGGCCAAACAGGCTCTGGATCGTGGCCTGAAGTGCAAAGCCCAGTTTACAGTCACTCCTGGATCAGAACAGATTAGAGCTACCATTGAGAGAGATGGATATGTACGCACtcccaaaaacatacacagaatATCTCCTATATTATGCATGTGTGGATTTATATTGAGTATTTTTGCATAtacaataatacattttgtAGGTATGGATTACATAATAGATTTCGTAGGTAGCCAAATGTAGATTTGTATATCTTAAAATACATCCAAAATGCATAAACATTGTAACGGATTTACATTTATAGAGACaatttggataaaagcgtctgccaaatgcataaaaagaaaaaagttcaataatacatttaatgttttatttatttattttttaacttgtAGTTAGTTTTCTGCTTTGGGATTGTATCaccacttttaaaatgtgaggCTTTCTAAGTGCTGTTTctcacaaaatacatttttaaaaagtttttagtcatttttatatataaaaatatatatataaagcaatgtgtgtttctggaacCAAACTGATTTTATATAATATCTTTAAATAGCAACATGTCCAACCTTTGTATTAATGTGTGTCTAAACTCTGTAGGCTAAGGTTCTGAGGGATGTTGGCGGTGTGGTTCTGGCTAATGCGTGTGGACCATGCATTGGGCAGTGGGACAGGTAAATGAACCAAAATAAACTGAAACTATTCTTATAATCTTACTCATTTCTTTGATTAAACTGAAATGATTTCTTTAAAGCAGTAAGTGTATATTATTGTTGCTTCCTTGTAATGTTTAGCCCTACGTTTTGTATGCATCAGATGTGATCTGCTAAAGAGTTGAATGTGTCTTTGTTGCAGACGTGATGTGAAGAAAGGTGAAAAGAACACTATCGTTACCTCCTTCAACAGAAACTTCACAGCCAGAAATGATGCAAATCCAGCTACTCATGCTTTTGTTACTTCACCTGAGGTATAGACAAACAGCTGCTATAATGACTTTAACTGCGTTTTCAATGTCAGTTATAATGGGTGTGATGTTTCTCAGTTCAGCTGCCATTACACATgcagacacccacacagagagacacatccATATTTATCTTTCTGTGTGAGGCAGACTTGAAAGTTTGGAAATGCAATACTTATTTGACAAATTTGACagtaattacaataaaaaattgCTGATGTTCACTTTAAAAAGCACTATGTAATAATATGCAAATTCAGCTTACTGTTTACAAATAGGACAATATGACTTCTTCCATTCAAATGCAATGCTCATTACAATGCACAATATGCGAAATTTAAGGTGGGATTTCTCTGCATTTCATTAAGATTCTTCTACTAAATTACTAATTTCTCTCTCaatgtctctctatctctctcccatCTACCTCTTAACATTCCTGCTTGCTCACttgctgtttctttctctctctacctatacacaaacacatctccTCTCCCCGCTGTCCTCAGATTGTCACAGCTCTGGCCATAGCCGGAACTCTGAACTTTAACCCGGAGACTGATTACCTGACTGATGGCACAGGAGAAAAGTTTAAGCTGGTCCCCCCTACAGGTGATGAGCTGCCATCACGAGACTTTGACCCTGGAGAGGACACCTACCAGCACCCACCTGAGGGGGGCTCAGTCAGAGTGGATGTGAACCCTCAGAGCAACAGGCTGCAGCTGCTTGAGCCCTTCCAGAAATGGGACGGCAAAGACCTGGAGGACATGCAAGTGTTGATTAAGGTGAGTCAAATGTAGAAGTATAAATTAGCTGATTACTGAAGCACACTGACACTATTTTAAGAGAATactatttttttcctttcttttaccTGGTTTtgaccctgtgaaataaaatatttttctgtttcaggTGAAGGGGAAGTGTACTACAGAtcacatcagtgctgctggcCCATGGCTGAAGTTCCGCGGTCACCTGGATAATATATCCAACAATCTGCTGATTGGTGCGGTAAACATAGATAATGATGCTGTAAACAAGGTTAAGAACCAGTTGACTGGGGAGTTTGGAGGTGTGCCAGATGTTGCTCGCTTCTATAAGgtacacaaactcacacagtttCAACAAATTGcttctgttttaaaaaataaatgcttgagGTTATAACTGAGTTCAGTCATAGTAATTACATTGCATTAAAGCAGAAATCTATTGGATGTAATGCagtaaaaaatgtttattagtTAATCAGTCATATAATATTCATCACTTGTTCAATAGGTTCATCTTAAAATGTTGGGTAGGTATTTGTTTGGTTtaaaatttctttaaaaatttcTACTAAACTTAGGCAATCGATAAAAGCAATGCTCCACTCTACACTTTCCAGCACTAAAAAATACACCTGAAAACCCACCAATCCACCCATAGTCAGGCTCTTTACCACAAATGTTGTACGAATAAGTCTAAAAcagtatacatatataatacaaCACCACAATTCATATTGTCAGCTCTGTGCCCTTAATGAGCTCTCAAGAGAAGTGCAGCTCAGAGaaacacatttcacacattGTATATATGTAACTAATGTTTTATTTGGAGCCTGTGCTGAGTTCAGTGTACGGTTAAAAGAAATTAAGGAACTGAAAAAGATTGTTTCTAGAGACACAGCTTCACAATCAAAAAAGATCTGAATTGTCCAGACTATTGTTTGTTTACTGGGTCTTTTATGGACATGAAAGCTAGAACTTCTGTGCTAGCGATGGCTTTTGAGAGTAACCAGGATCCTGGACCAAATAAAGCCacactcatcatcatcatcaacaacataTGTACCTTGTGTGTATTTGCAGGCTAACAATTTGCAGTGGGTGGTTGTGGGAGATGAGAATTATGGTGAGGGCTCCAGCAGAGAGCACGCTGCTTTGGAGCCTCGACACCTTGGAGGAAGAGCCATCATCGTTAAGAGCTTCGCCAGGATCCATGGTATGAGTGTGTACAGaattcaaaaataaatgtgtgtacaGAATACAAAAAGTGTGCATGCAGTTTCTTTGAGTGGTTTTAATTCCTTTTCATTTTACAAGTGTACTTAAATGATTTCTGTACACTTAAGTATTATGTGATCAATTGCTGGACAAAAACTTGGAAGCTAACAGATGagcaatttatatataatttcactTTAAAAGCATTAAAGACAATTAACCACATTATGAAATTTcagattttatataaatatacacacacagagtagtGGAAAAAGTATTTGTAGTTTTGAAAATGGCTAGAGAGCCTTGTTGCACGTTTTCGCATTTGAAAAAAGAATTATATTTAGagtgtataaatataatacctaataataaaataaatgtatgcacaatgtaatatttatatttcttgtaTTGTTGTAACATCTAACATACCAAAATCAGAGCAGGAAAAATGTCCTCTACAGATTTAACACCCCTTTAAcatactttttatatatttcttttatttaactaATATTTCAGATGTTATGTTTTTCTCTCCTTATGCAGAGACAAACCTCAAGAAGCAAGGTTTGCTGCCACTGACCTTTTCAGACCCTCGAGACTATGACAAGATCCGCCCCGACGACAAGATTTCCATCACTGGTCTCAAGTCTTTTGCCCCAGGCAAGGTCAGTCCACTCTACGTCCATCTCTGTCCTCCTCAACATCAGCAGCATCTAGTCACCCGCTGTATTAAAACATAGACCATAGGTGATGGGGCATCTGTCGCCTAATGATTAGAGGACCAGGCTTCTTACTGGAAAGTTGCCGGTTCAGTCCCCAAGACCGGTGGGAACGTCTACGGCTAATGTGCACttaagcaagtgtgtgtgtgttcactgccacagatgggttaaatgtggaagacatatTTAGTCTTTTTGACTCCTTTCTGTTTAATTGCTATTACAATCCTAGGTAAAAAAATGCAGATGTGAAAGGGGCTCAATTCTGTCTTTatggtttctctctctgtccccagcCTCTGACTGCAGTGCTGAAACATGCTGATGGCAGTTCTGAAAGCATAGTGCTGAACCACACCTTCAACGAGACACAAATTGAGTGGTTCCAGGCTGGCTCTGCCCTCAACAGGATGAAGGAGATCCAGCACTGATCAGGAGGCAAAGCCAAGAGCAGAGCAAGAGATGCATGTGGTCATGAATATGATGGGGAGAAAACACATTCAACATATAGTTTGTATTCATCTATGCTAGTTGATTCCTCATATGCTCATTAGAgagtgcagcacacacacacacacacacacacatataacagGTCGCTGTACAGTTTGAACGCGCACaccagacacaccacactctcactcagGATTATTGTATTGTGTTGATCCAAGCACCCCCCTGAAAGGCagacaaggacacacacacatgcataaatTAAAGCGTTTGGAACTATATGTTATTAATATTGCATTAACTGTACCTCATATACACCCAGTGTGTTCACTCCATGTTTTATAGTGACTCCAGTGTCATTATCTTACTGTAGCAAGAGTGTAGACACCTCACTGTAATCTGTTCCCACTCTCCTCGCTCTTCACTCACTTAGCCGTCCTGttaggaaaatgaaaaaaaaaatgctgctgGAAGCTTGTTCTTAACTTATTTCTATATTCAAAGTTTCACACTGTTGTCCCCAGATGTTATATTAAGATGCGATTAGTGAGACTATTGAACTGGTTACTGATTTGAATGTTACGTTTACAGATAGTAGACACCAAAGACTTCTAAAATAAGACAAATCTGGAGTGTGAAACCACAGACTTCTACTTCAAATTGACTTCAGTCAATCAAAATCAATCCACTTAGCCTTCCACAAAGAGAGGGCGTGGTTCAGATTTGTTTCAGCTGCATCTACCGCTAGTGTGGCAGAAATATTTTGAGTGAGGGCTACTCCATTGTCAGTGCTTAGGCTAATGACTCTTGCTTTGGGAACAGCAGCTATATATTTTTCCTTGGCAGCACCAACCCCATTACCCTTCCATTCCTACATTACTGTCAGTTTGATCACTCCATGAGTTCCAGGAACATTTTTCAGTTTGTGTGCAGCCTTGTCATTCTCCATCTTGCCTCATGTTGatgaccctctctctctgtgctgacTCACTTCCTTTTTTCAGTGGTGAACATCTCGTCCTGTTTTGAGAAACTAAACGCACAATAGTGTTTAGAAGTCAGTGTCTTAACACTCGCAGCCCctaccacaaacacacacttttaaattATTCACTCCTATTGTAGGCTCATTTTGAACTATCTACGCCTGCATTAACAGTGTTTGCTAGCTAAAATGAGTACATCTTAAAACTAAAGATGGTGTAGTGTTTCTCCTGAATGTGATCCTTATTCAGTACGTCATCAGTGTAGGGGTGAATGTTTTTGAATAGTTGCTGAAGAGAAGTTATACTAAAATTAACTTCATCTGAATGTTATATTAAAGGGGGAATTTCAAAATGTCTGTTTAATTCAGTTattgagatgtaaacacagtCATTGAAATGGTGAATTCtagaggaaaacaaacagaattGGATTTATTTCCATTGGTGGTGATAGGAGCCTTGGGTTGTGATGAATTCAGATatggctatttatttatttcattcattcatttgttatctataagcgcttatccagttcagggtcacggtgggtccagagcctacctgcaatcattgggcgcaaggcgggaatacaccctggagggggcgccagtccttcacagggcaacacacacattcactttcacctatggacacttttgagtcaccaatccacctaccaacgtgtgtttttggaccgtgggaggaaacccaccatggagatgtgtgactgtgacactaccctCTGCGCCCCGTGCTGCCCTAGctaattatttctttatttatgtaCCCAAAACATACATGATTTCTCATGTTGGGAAAAAGAGTGGTAAAttggaaaaaaatcttttttttttcaggatttttatttttctggctTTAGTGTATGTTCCTTGTATGTATCTCTCCCATAAAACAATGTCTCAAGCATTGTATTCATAACCATTTACTGTAATAACTTTAATAAACATTGTAGATACATTAAGATCATCGCTACTGTAACATATTTAGGACATGCCATTTTCTCTAAAAAGAAGCATTCAAAATGAAACCGCAATGAGAAACTTTGATTACATCTCAATCAAATTATGCAGACATTTTGAAACTGTCAAACAGACTTTTGAAGTGTGTAGCATTGTCTCCAGAAGACTACGGtgatttctctaccatttaataAAGCTTTGTGGTGAGTTGAAATCTCAGTGTAATGTAATTTCCACTGTTGTTATTCAAAAATAACTTGGCTCAACGTTTTAAAACAAGCATGTACATGTATAAATACTCTTAGAGAACATGGACTGATGTTATCAGATTTTAAAAGCCTACTTAGTGTGAGTTGGGAAAGATGTCTGTGAATTGGCTTATGCGTTATTTAAGATTTGACTTTACAGAGTCTGAAGATATCGATATCAACTTTGCAGTTCGGTGTTTTTCAGTACATATTGGGTTTTTCTTTGGAGATATCCGTGTGGATGTTTTTTTAAGTCTTGGATTAAGCTTAGTGTTCTGCAAAACCAGActcaaatgcaaaataaaaagttGTAAATAGATTGTTGTCGGAAGTGCTTTTGGATTGGAATAAGAAGGAACAACAGCTAGCTGTCTAGAATGGACATGCTTCTTTGATTTCCTGTCATTGACAAATTTGAACCTTTTCATTCATGAGATTGGGATAAATTTCGATGGGGTTCTTGCGGTAAAGTCAGTGTATACTGACCACGTATGATCTGTAAGCCTCTTGGGATTTCCTcagttttcttttaataatctGCCTCTTCGTCTGGTTCAGATGTAGACTTGTTCTACAGGTAATAACAGGTTTGCTTTTGAAGAGTTCAGTGGGCATGTGCAGTTGCTTCTGCCTCACTGAGCCACACTGCTCTATCTAGACCAAGGTTGTAGTCAGGACCTGTGAAAACAGCTTGCAAGTTCTGTGAGTGTTCTTTATAACCTACACCTGTATGCGTGATGTAACGTGCTGTAGACCTGCTGACGTGTTACTGTaagctcacacatacacactatagAATCAACGGACCTGTTATTTATACATCTTTTTCCTGACATCTAATATATAACGTGCATCCAAAAATCTGTTGAGATCAACCTTGGTCTCTATCTGTTCTGATTTTAGTATTAATTCTTTGTAGAAAGTTATGATTGGAATGCTCGCAGTTTTATTGCTGGCAGAGACATTGACAGAATATTAAGAATTTCAGTTAAATGatgacaataaaaatatttcaaattacATTAACATGATTGTGTTGGCTTGATTTGTATAGACATTCACAAACCAAGGTACTCGAAAAGTTTAAAgatatagaaaaaaaagagttgAAATGATCAAGCAAGAATCTGGAGGACTGCTAAAATTCAGTCTTATTGACATAACTTTGAAAGATAATGTCCACTGTGGTTTTaattctaaataaatatattgctgTTTGTCTGTAAGATGTAAACACTTTACAGGATCTGAAAAAGGTGGATGTGAATAATTACTCATTATTAAAACTCATTAtaaaacttcattcattcatccattatctgtaacccttatccagttcagggtcgcggtgggtccagagcctacctggaatcattgggcgcaaggcgggaatacaccctggagggggcgccagtccttcacagggcattacacacacactcacacacctaccaacgtgtgtttttggactgtgggaggaaaccagagcccccggaggaaacccacgcggacacagggagaacacaccaaatcctcacagacagtcacccggaggaatcccacgcagacacagggagaacacaccatttcctcacagagagtcacctgaagcgggactcaaactcacaaccaacaggcccctggagctgtgtgactgtgacactacctgctgagccaccgtgccgcctgaatAATTAAACTTGTTGCTCGGAAATGGAAATGAATGGGAAAGAAATGTATGGACTtacatactgtatatatattttggttTACTTGAGATCTTTAGAAACAGTAGAAGGCAATAGGTACGCCAGAGCTACAGTAATGGAGGACTCTTTGAACCATGTCAGCGAACATCAGTCAAGCATAGTGTAGTATCAATGCAAATTGGGGGATGATTAAAATCTGAAACTGGTGATCTGTCACTAATTTCAGCCAAAAAAAACAGTATATATGTCATGCAATATAATCTGGACAAACATTTGACAGGGCACAGTGTTTGCATAGAAATATTATCATCCTAAACTAATGGCTCAGAAGATTTAGTTGTACTTATCAAACAAAGAAGGTGCTGGTGTTCAGAGCACAATGACAACTGGTCGTTCCAAAGACACAGACATTAACATtgaatttgttaaatgttacttgAATTGTCAGA encodes:
- the aco2 gene encoding aconitate hydratase, mitochondrial, with translation MASYCMTVSRLRLVLGDGARRLHISAALSAKSKVAMSRFEANSAVGYEKLLNNISIVRKRLNRPLTLSEKIVYGHLDDPVGQEIVRGRTYLRLRPDRVAMQDATAQMAMLQFISSGLPKVAVPSTIHCDHLIEAQIGGAEDLQRAKEVNQEVYNFLATAAAKYGVGFWKPGSGIIHQIILENYAYPGVMLIGTDSHTPNGGGLGGICIGVGGADAVDVMAGIPWELKCPNVIGVKLTGTLSGWTSPKDVILKVAGILTVKGGTGAIVEYHGPGVDSISCTGMATICNMGAEIGATTSVFPYNHRMKTYLEKTERKEIAQLADEYKECLIPDPGCQYDQLIEINLSELKPHINGPFTPDLAHPVSEIGAAAQKNGWPLEVKVGLIGSCTNSSYEDMGRAASLAKQALDRGLKCKAQFTVTPGSEQIRATIERDGYAKVLRDVGGVVLANACGPCIGQWDRRDVKKGEKNTIVTSFNRNFTARNDANPATHAFVTSPEIVTALAIAGTLNFNPETDYLTDGTGEKFKLVPPTGDELPSRDFDPGEDTYQHPPEGGSVRVDVNPQSNRLQLLEPFQKWDGKDLEDMQVLIKVKGKCTTDHISAAGPWLKFRGHLDNISNNLLIGAVNIDNDAVNKVKNQLTGEFGGVPDVARFYKANNLQWVVVGDENYGEGSSREHAALEPRHLGGRAIIVKSFARIHETNLKKQGLLPLTFSDPRDYDKIRPDDKISITGLKSFAPGKPLTAVLKHADGSSESIVLNHTFNETQIEWFQAGSALNRMKEIQH